From a single Verrucomicrobiota bacterium genomic region:
- the lepB gene encoding signal peptidase I: protein MFSNKIKKAAKDLQHFIQKKTRYNKDLLSEEELDDVEVLSKEVQAFSKKDFKKNDTEAQEEFAELEKRALKLFPINTKNVGIIENVEVFFVAIVLALALRSYVLQPFKIPTHSMRPTLWGISAKAVDPSTEKPNVLIQLKDAVFHGTTHHRVVVQEPGKLKMNPFGEPIFQQSRLFGIIPFLNETSFQIGKQKYKIWGSIGDLQELFKENPDLFKEIKTRRYEKGDVFLNYTRSEGDHIFVNKIAYHFRRPNLGEVFVFSTENIRRINQSRRASGEQVIGSQYYIKRCVGTEGDTLEIKQDDPHLYVNGEILGTGLKNDYIFFDGIYSMDNGYHGYVYGDELGNGLFLTRYNPKYTIPDRSSWAMGDNSRNSSDSRAWGRVPDDNLVGTAFIVHWPFTKRWGLIK, encoded by the coding sequence ATGTTTTCCAATAAAATTAAAAAAGCTGCTAAAGATCTTCAGCACTTTATCCAGAAAAAGACTCGCTATAATAAAGATCTTTTATCTGAAGAGGAACTGGATGACGTAGAGGTCTTATCCAAAGAGGTCCAAGCATTTAGTAAAAAAGATTTTAAAAAAAATGATACTGAGGCCCAAGAGGAATTCGCAGAACTTGAGAAGAGGGCTCTTAAGTTATTTCCCATTAATACAAAAAACGTGGGCATCATTGAAAATGTAGAAGTTTTTTTTGTGGCCATCGTTCTGGCACTTGCACTGCGCAGTTATGTTCTACAACCGTTTAAGATCCCCACGCATTCGATGAGACCCACATTGTGGGGCATCTCCGCTAAAGCCGTGGACCCCAGCACTGAAAAGCCCAATGTATTGATTCAGCTCAAAGATGCTGTTTTTCATGGAACCACACATCACCGAGTTGTGGTTCAGGAGCCTGGAAAATTAAAAATGAATCCATTTGGTGAACCCATTTTCCAGCAGAGTAGACTGTTCGGAATCATACCTTTTCTAAATGAGACTAGTTTTCAGATTGGAAAACAGAAATATAAAATTTGGGGATCCATAGGTGATCTTCAAGAGCTCTTTAAAGAAAATCCTGATCTTTTCAAGGAAATCAAGACACGCCGCTATGAGAAAGGAGATGTCTTTTTAAACTATACACGCAGCGAGGGAGATCATATCTTCGTGAATAAAATCGCCTATCATTTTCGAAGGCCTAACCTTGGTGAAGTTTTTGTCTTCTCCACAGAAAACATACGTCGTATCAATCAATCTAGGCGTGCTTCTGGAGAGCAGGTAATCGGTTCTCAATATTATATTAAACGTTGCGTAGGGACAGAAGGTGATACCTTGGAAATAAAACAAGATGATCCACATCTTTATGTGAACGGTGAAATTTTGGGGACTGGCCTTAAAAATGATTACATCTTCTTTGATGGCATTTATTCCATGGATAATGGTTATCATGGTTATGTTTATGGAGATGAACTGGGCAATGGACTTTTTCTTACCCGTTATAATCCTAAATATACGATCCCAGATAGATCTTCTTGGGCCATGGGAGATAATAGTAGAAACAGCTCTGATAGTCGTGCGTGGGGCAGAGTCCCGGACGATAATTTAGTGGGCACAGCGTTTATTGTTCACTGGCCTTTCACCAAGCGCTGGGGCCTGATTAAATAG
- the rpe gene encoding ribulose-phosphate 3-epimerase produces the protein MVRNDSRSLIIAPSILAADRGYFFDEAKRAAESGADWLHVDIMDGHFVPNISFGVDFVPTFRKAVGGLILDVHLMIEQPDRYARSFIEAGADILTVHLEASHEVEKTITIIHDMGCKVGLAINPLTELQHALPLLHRIDLLLCMTVNPGFGGQPFIIEVLEKVRLARAYCDQHNLEVDIQVDGGVNMITAGPSVTAGANVLVAGTALFKEKDMAAAVMEMRSKATEVSSAG, from the coding sequence ATGGTTAGAAATGATAGCAGGTCTCTTATTATTGCTCCCTCAATTCTAGCGGCAGACCGCGGATACTTTTTCGACGAGGCCAAGCGTGCTGCAGAGAGTGGAGCAGATTGGCTCCACGTAGATATCATGGATGGACATTTCGTTCCCAACATCTCCTTTGGGGTTGATTTCGTTCCTACATTCCGTAAAGCAGTAGGCGGATTAATTCTTGATGTTCATCTCATGATTGAGCAGCCTGATCGATACGCTAGGAGTTTTATCGAAGCTGGAGCAGATATCTTAACAGTTCACCTTGAAGCCAGTCATGAAGTGGAAAAAACAATTACTATTATTCATGATATGGGGTGCAAAGTTGGGCTTGCCATCAACCCCTTAACCGAGCTTCAACATGCTCTACCTTTGCTGCACCGAATTGATCTTCTGCTCTGTATGACTGTCAATCCAGGATTTGGTGGACAACCATTTATCATCGAAGTTTTGGAGAAGGTTCGCCTGGCTCGTGCATATTGTGATCAACATAACCTAGAGGTTGATATTCAAGTGGATGGAGGCGTCAACATGATCACTGCAGGACCTTCCGTAACGGCTGGAGCAAACGTTCTTGTTGCCGGAACAGCTTTATTCAAAGAAAAAGATATGGCCGCAGCAGTTATGGAAATGCGCTCCAAGGCCACAGAAGTCTCATCAGCCGGCTAG
- a CDS encoding L-dopachrome tautomerase-related protein, giving the protein MKCIQVLIYSLFVSASVLLAGPSLKVICKLDQRPGNPAVTPDGTVYISMHPFDQPEFKIMILKSGKAVPYPNEEVSKNHAAVIGIQATQDGALWWMDMGNQDISPKLVGWDTRNNRLKAIHVIPKEVRVANSFLQDFAIDEKRQRVFVADMSRGNLIDKSEPAIIVLDLSTGQTRRVLSGHPFYQPDESPIIAEGKAMQTKDANGFVYPIKLGLNPIAIDPENEWVYFSTMTAGKLYRVPSEILGDYAKSDEEIESKIETYGDKPSSDGIAAGENGVVYVTNVDENAISMMDDSGTKTWIKDDKQLIWPDAAYIAPDKSVVVTVNQLNRAPAFNDGKSLAEKPYTVVRIKE; this is encoded by the coding sequence ATGAAATGCATTCAAGTACTCATTTATTCACTTTTCGTTTCTGCCTCTGTTTTACTGGCGGGCCCTTCACTCAAAGTTATATGTAAACTCGACCAGCGCCCCGGTAATCCTGCTGTAACACCCGATGGCACGGTTTACATCTCCATGCACCCGTTTGATCAACCTGAATTTAAAATCATGATTTTAAAAAGTGGCAAGGCAGTACCTTACCCGAATGAAGAAGTATCCAAGAATCATGCTGCAGTCATAGGCATTCAAGCAACTCAAGATGGTGCCTTATGGTGGATGGATATGGGAAATCAGGATATTTCACCAAAGTTGGTCGGTTGGGATACGAGAAACAATAGGCTAAAAGCCATTCATGTAATTCCTAAAGAAGTTCGAGTTGCTAATTCCTTTCTCCAAGATTTTGCTATAGACGAAAAGCGTCAGAGGGTTTTCGTTGCAGATATGTCTCGAGGAAATCTTATTGATAAAAGTGAACCTGCCATCATTGTCTTGGACTTAAGCACGGGTCAAACACGTCGCGTATTGTCAGGCCATCCATTTTATCAACCAGATGAGTCACCCATTATTGCTGAAGGTAAAGCCATGCAGACTAAAGATGCCAATGGTTTTGTTTATCCTATCAAGCTCGGATTGAACCCTATTGCTATAGATCCGGAAAATGAATGGGTTTATTTCTCAACTATGACTGCTGGTAAACTTTATCGCGTCCCATCTGAGATACTTGGAGACTATGCAAAATCTGACGAGGAAATAGAAAGCAAAATAGAAACGTATGGAGATAAGCCTTCCAGTGATGGTATTGCTGCTGGTGAGAATGGGGTCGTCTATGTAACAAATGTTGACGAAAATGCCATAAGCATGATGGATGACTCTGGAACGAAAACATGGATCAAAGATGATAAACAACTCATTTGGCCTGATGCCGCCTACATTGCTCCTGATAAAAGCGTGGTCGTTACCGTTAATCAACTCAACCGAGCACCCGCTTTCAATGATGGCAAATCCTTAGCCGAAAAACCTTATACAGTTGTAAGAATCAAAGAGTAA
- the lepA gene encoding translation elongation factor 4 has protein sequence MSTELIRNFSIIAHIDHGKTTLSDRLLQSTGTVELRELQEQMLDSMDLERERGITIKAHPVTMAYKAKDGKTYRLNLLDTPGHVDFSYEVSRSLSACEGAILIADAAQGVEAQTVANVHLAHKQDLTIVPVINKIDLPNADIPGVQEQLEEILAIPADETIPASAKTGLGVEDILEAIIERVPPPNEPKDECLRCLVFDSVFDSYRGVICYIRNFSGHIEQGDAVTFMQAGQKYEVKEVGIFTPKMLKTDKLGPGDTGYVIANIKSASDVKIGDTITHSVKGAAEPLPGFQEIHPLVFSGIYPINTSDFEKLKLAMNKLKLNDAALTFIAESSVALGFGFRCGFLGLLHMEIIQERLRREFDMDIISTYPSVIYHVYKTNGEMLEVDNPTKLPDPSVIDRIEEPTVNAIILCPNDNIGDMMQMIMDRRGICENTETIDHRRVSLTVNLPLNEILVDFNDRIKSMTRGYGSMDYEHGEYKPSKLVKLDMLVNGEPMDAFSSIVHTDKAAPRGRALAAKLKEVIPPQLFRVALQAAVGGNVVARENVKTVGKNVTAKCYGGDITRKRKLLEKQKEGKKRMKQFGKVNIPQEAFMQVLKA, from the coding sequence ATGTCCACCGAGCTTATAAGAAATTTTTCGATCATCGCACATATTGATCACGGTAAGACAACCTTGTCGGACCGGCTCTTGCAAAGCACGGGGACCGTGGAACTGCGTGAATTACAAGAGCAAATGCTTGATTCCATGGATCTTGAGCGTGAACGCGGAATTACTATTAAGGCTCACCCCGTCACCATGGCTTATAAAGCTAAAGATGGCAAAACCTATCGTCTCAACTTGCTGGATACCCCCGGACATGTTGATTTTAGCTATGAGGTATCTCGAAGCCTCTCTGCTTGTGAAGGCGCTATTCTCATAGCAGATGCTGCTCAAGGAGTAGAGGCTCAAACAGTGGCCAACGTCCATCTCGCTCATAAACAAGACTTAACCATTGTTCCAGTTATCAATAAAATTGATTTGCCTAATGCGGACATTCCCGGAGTACAAGAACAGCTTGAGGAGATTTTGGCTATCCCTGCTGATGAGACGATACCTGCTAGCGCGAAAACGGGTTTAGGTGTAGAGGATATCTTAGAAGCAATTATTGAACGTGTTCCTCCACCTAATGAGCCAAAGGACGAATGCTTGCGCTGCTTAGTCTTTGATTCTGTCTTCGATTCATATCGCGGCGTCATTTGCTACATACGAAATTTCAGTGGGCATATTGAACAGGGAGATGCAGTTACCTTCATGCAAGCTGGGCAAAAGTATGAAGTCAAAGAAGTAGGCATTTTTACCCCGAAAATGCTCAAGACAGATAAATTGGGGCCTGGGGATACTGGCTATGTCATTGCCAATATCAAAAGTGCATCTGATGTTAAAATTGGTGACACTATCACCCACTCAGTGAAAGGAGCTGCCGAACCCCTGCCTGGTTTCCAAGAAATTCACCCACTTGTTTTTTCTGGAATTTACCCCATCAATACCTCCGATTTTGAAAAGCTAAAACTGGCCATGAATAAATTGAAACTTAACGATGCCGCACTGACCTTTATAGCAGAGAGTTCTGTGGCTTTAGGTTTTGGGTTCCGCTGTGGCTTTCTCGGCCTACTTCATATGGAGATTATCCAAGAGCGTCTGAGGCGTGAATTTGATATGGATATCATCTCCACATATCCCAGTGTCATTTACCATGTCTACAAGACCAATGGAGAAATGCTCGAAGTTGATAACCCAACTAAACTTCCGGACCCATCGGTTATTGACCGCATTGAAGAGCCTACAGTTAACGCAATCATTCTCTGCCCAAACGATAATATTGGAGACATGATGCAAATGATTATGGACCGCAGGGGTATCTGTGAGAATACGGAGACCATAGACCATAGGCGTGTTAGCCTCACGGTAAACCTCCCGCTTAATGAAATCTTGGTTGACTTTAATGACCGGATAAAGAGTATGACACGAGGCTACGGCTCCATGGACTATGAGCATGGGGAATATAAGCCCTCAAAGCTTGTGAAACTAGATATGTTAGTCAATGGAGAACCTATGGATGCATTCTCTAGTATTGTCCACACAGATAAAGCAGCTCCTAGGGGGCGCGCTCTAGCCGCTAAACTAAAGGAAGTCATTCCTCCGCAACTTTTCCGAGTGGCTTTGCAAGCTGCTGTGGGTGGCAATGTTGTTGCCCGTGAGAATGTTAAAACGGTGGGTAAAAATGTAACGGCTAAATGCTACGGTGGTGATATTACTCGTAAACGCAAACTTCTAGAAAAACAAAAAGAAGGAAAGAAGCGCATGAAGCAATTTGGCAAAGTGAACATTCCCCAAGAGGCTTTTATGCAGGTCCTTAAGGCCTAG
- a CDS encoding peptidylprolyl isomerase: protein MDKITRITLIISSLLYLVVTDGYAQVKRSDGIAAVVNDQVITYSEVRKLVENREKDLRNRYASDEEFARLVEEARLKTLRSLIERELIIQDFHEKGFFLPDNVIEDEYQRRITQRWGGDRKQFIRTLQAMGQTVSEFKQGIREEMIVGSMRSQNVQSSVIISPYQIEQHYQENIREFLQPEQIKLRMILLRKGLFTEKRKDPITGEMQAVDPQFLIAKELLQKIQTGSDFASLAKAYSDLPTKSKGGAVGWLTEDTLRKELSQVAFSLRPGQNSDIIKTPEGYYILQVEDLRKARVTPLAEVREYIERELENSEKSRLEQEWLDSLRAKAYIKMFF, encoded by the coding sequence CAAGTAAAGAGATCGGACGGTATCGCTGCTGTAGTAAATGATCAAGTTATTACCTATAGTGAAGTTAGAAAGCTGGTCGAGAATAGAGAAAAAGATCTCAGAAATCGTTATGCATCTGATGAAGAGTTCGCGCGTCTCGTCGAAGAAGCAAGGTTGAAAACCTTGCGTTCTTTGATCGAGAGAGAGTTGATCATACAAGATTTTCATGAAAAAGGGTTCTTCTTGCCTGATAACGTGATTGAGGACGAATATCAAAGGAGAATTACTCAACGGTGGGGTGGAGATAGAAAACAATTCATCAGAACATTACAAGCTATGGGTCAAACTGTTTCTGAATTCAAGCAAGGTATTCGAGAGGAAATGATTGTTGGGAGCATGCGTTCTCAGAATGTTCAATCCTCTGTTATTATTTCTCCTTATCAGATAGAACAACATTATCAAGAGAACATCAGAGAATTCTTACAGCCTGAGCAAATTAAGTTAAGAATGATTTTATTGCGCAAGGGATTGTTCACCGAAAAGCGTAAAGACCCTATAACAGGTGAGATGCAGGCAGTTGATCCTCAATTTTTGATTGCCAAAGAACTATTGCAAAAAATTCAAACGGGCTCAGATTTCGCAAGCTTAGCTAAAGCTTACTCGGATTTACCGACTAAATCGAAGGGCGGGGCCGTTGGATGGCTAACCGAGGATACTTTACGCAAAGAACTTTCTCAAGTTGCCTTCAGCTTAAGACCTGGACAGAACAGTGATATCATCAAGACTCCGGAAGGTTATTACATCTTACAAGTTGAAGATCTCCGAAAAGCAAGAGTGACGCCTCTTGCTGAAGTCAGGGAATATATCGAAAGAGAGCTCGAGAATAGTGAGAAGAGCCGACTCGAGCAAGAATGGTTAGATAGCTTGCGAGCTAAGGCCTATATTAAAATGTTCTTTTAA
- a CDS encoding PAS domain-containing methyl-accepting chemotaxis protein, translated as MSKVDPVEKANSHKDPSAIEYAINRVQAVIEFEVDGTIITANDNFLKTLGYTLEEIQGKHHRIFCEEAYTATEEYKALWDDLAKGNFRSGEFNRITKSGEEIWIAASYNPIMDAQGKPYKVVKFATDITKLKKKNAEYEGKINAINKSKAVIEFELDGTIITANNNFLKTVGYSLEEIQGKHHRIFCESKYVESPDYKVFWEKLGKGEFHSGEYKRVGKEGNEIWINATYNPIFDVQGNPYKIVKYATNITEQKVMNADFEGKIAAINRSQAVIEFTPNGTILTANEAFLVTTGYSLEEIKGKHHRIFCEPEYAESVDYRLFWEKLGSGEYHEGRYKRIGKNKDTIWIQAIYNPIFDAAGRVTKIVKFASNITPQLELEQEVVRIANEFAQSTKEISQQAEKVANGAQLLGATTEEMNGSVEELSASIDSIAQNSKGADEIARNTQNEANSGARAIEKSIESMDLINKSSEEISEIVKVISEIANQTNLLAFNAAIEAARAGEHGLGFSVVADEVRKLAERSSQATKEITKLINESVKRVSQGSEISKEACEAFKKIVDGVSKTTTSISEITVAAQEQQTAARDVTDAIQQIVDSSEKSAIASESIAGSTKQLSKGSEHLTQEVAKLAA; from the coding sequence ATGAGCAAAGTAGACCCAGTAGAAAAAGCCAACTCACATAAAGATCCTAGTGCAATTGAATATGCCATTAATAGAGTTCAGGCTGTCATAGAGTTTGAAGTAGATGGAACAATCATTACAGCCAACGACAATTTCCTAAAAACGCTTGGATACACTTTAGAGGAAATACAAGGCAAACATCACCGAATCTTCTGCGAAGAAGCTTACACGGCCACAGAAGAATACAAAGCACTATGGGATGACTTAGCAAAAGGTAATTTCCGTTCTGGAGAATTTAATAGAATCACAAAAAGTGGGGAAGAAATATGGATAGCAGCTTCCTACAATCCCATTATGGATGCGCAGGGCAAGCCCTACAAGGTCGTTAAATTTGCCACCGACATCACCAAACTAAAGAAAAAAAATGCGGAGTATGAGGGCAAGATAAACGCCATAAACAAATCCAAAGCTGTCATTGAATTTGAACTAGACGGAACGATTATTACGGCAAACAACAACTTCCTAAAAACGGTCGGATACTCCTTGGAGGAGATACAAGGTAAGCATCACCGAATTTTTTGTGAATCTAAATATGTAGAAAGCCCTGACTACAAAGTCTTTTGGGAAAAGTTAGGTAAGGGAGAGTTTCACAGTGGTGAGTATAAGCGAGTCGGTAAAGAAGGTAATGAAATTTGGATAAATGCCACCTATAACCCCATCTTTGATGTTCAAGGAAATCCTTATAAGATAGTTAAATATGCCACAAATATTACTGAGCAGAAAGTGATGAATGCTGACTTTGAAGGCAAAATAGCTGCCATCAATCGATCACAAGCTGTGATTGAATTTACCCCCAACGGCACTATCTTAACGGCCAATGAAGCCTTTCTGGTGACCACAGGCTATTCGCTGGAAGAAATTAAAGGGAAGCATCATAGAATCTTTTGTGAACCCGAGTATGCTGAAAGCGTGGACTACAGACTCTTTTGGGAAAAACTGGGAAGTGGAGAATACCACGAGGGCCGTTATAAGAGAATTGGAAAGAATAAGGACACCATCTGGATTCAAGCTATCTACAATCCTATCTTCGATGCCGCTGGCAGAGTGACAAAGATTGTCAAATTTGCGAGTAACATAACCCCTCAGTTAGAACTCGAGCAGGAAGTCGTGAGGATAGCCAACGAATTTGCTCAAAGTACCAAGGAAATATCTCAACAAGCAGAAAAAGTAGCGAATGGCGCACAACTTTTGGGGGCAACTACCGAGGAAATGAATGGTTCGGTAGAGGAATTGAGTGCTTCTATTGATTCCATTGCCCAAAATAGTAAAGGTGCCGATGAAATTGCTCGCAATACGCAAAATGAAGCCAACAGTGGAGCCAGGGCTATTGAGAAATCAATCGAATCCATGGACCTCATCAATAAATCTTCGGAGGAGATCAGTGAAATTGTCAAAGTTATTAGTGAAATTGCTAACCAAACCAATCTCTTAGCTTTTAATGCTGCGATTGAAGCCGCCAGGGCAGGCGAGCATGGTCTAGGATTTTCTGTGGTGGCCGATGAAGTCAGGAAATTGGCCGAAAGATCTTCGCAAGCTACCAAGGAAATTACAAAATTGATCAATGAATCAGTGAAACGAGTCAGTCAAGGTAGCGAAATATCCAAGGAGGCCTGCGAAGCTTTTAAGAAAATTGTTGATGGTGTTTCCAAGACCACTACTTCCATTTCTGAGATTACTGTAGCAGCTCAAGAACAACAGACTGCTGCTCGAGATGTAACCGATGCTATACAACAAATCGTTGATTCTAGTGAAAAATCAGCGATCGCCTCAGAGTCTATAGCAGGATCTACTAAGCAACTATCCAAAGGCTCAGAGCACCTCACTCAAGAGGTGGCCAAGCTTGCAGCCTGA
- the pdxA gene encoding 4-hydroxythreonine-4-phosphate dehydrogenase PdxA produces the protein MSQPKVIGVTLGDPGGIGPEIIEQGLSLLKPKKSISYRIIGTAGKCRPGNLNRASAQKALAALNTSVKLLKRGEIHAVVNAPVAKHSLHQIGFTFPGQTEFYARAFGLKNEEVTMMMTSSKLKVSLVTTHCSLQEAIKSLSKKQIKATVRRTVAILNRMKVTKKRIAICSLNPHAGEEGLFGQEESKVIAPSIQALSGQYPDFEMNGPCVPDAIFRQAMKGEFSAVVCMYHDQGLIPFKLAAFEQGVNLTLGLPFLRCSPDHGTAVDIAGKGVASPRSFMSACRLMERLLR, from the coding sequence ATGTCTCAGCCAAAAGTTATTGGTGTTACCCTGGGTGATCCAGGTGGCATAGGCCCGGAGATTATCGAACAGGGCCTATCACTGCTGAAACCAAAAAAAAGCATTTCCTATCGCATCATAGGTACAGCCGGAAAATGTCGACCTGGAAATCTGAATAGAGCATCGGCCCAAAAAGCATTGGCTGCTTTGAATACATCGGTAAAGCTTTTGAAAAGAGGAGAGATTCACGCGGTAGTCAATGCACCCGTAGCAAAACATTCCCTGCATCAGATTGGTTTTACTTTCCCGGGCCAAACTGAATTTTACGCTCGGGCGTTTGGGCTGAAAAATGAAGAGGTTACCATGATGATGACTTCCAGTAAGTTAAAAGTCTCATTGGTTACGACGCATTGCTCACTTCAAGAGGCGATAAAAAGTCTCAGCAAAAAACAAATCAAGGCTACAGTCAGGAGAACAGTAGCCATTTTGAACCGTATGAAGGTTACTAAGAAGCGCATCGCTATTTGTAGTCTCAATCCTCATGCCGGGGAAGAAGGCCTATTTGGTCAAGAGGAAAGCAAAGTGATAGCACCAAGCATTCAGGCTTTATCAGGCCAGTACCCAGACTTCGAGATGAATGGGCCATGTGTGCCGGATGCAATATTTAGGCAAGCTATGAAAGGAGAATTTTCGGCCGTGGTATGTATGTATCATGATCAGGGTTTGATACCCTTTAAGCTGGCGGCATTTGAACAAGGTGTTAATCTAACGCTTGGTTTACCCTTCTTGCGCTGCTCACCTGATCACGGCACTGCGGTAGATATTGCTGGTAAGGGGGTAGCAAGTCCTAGAAGCTTTATGTCTGCATGTCGCCTAATGGAAAGACTTTTACGATGA
- a CDS encoding VOC family protein, translating into MVKKLLHTRYRVNDLDKTVAFYEKVLGLEVIKRHESPRGSKLVFLKTPNSDEEIEICYFPDSGPVEVQADLTHLAFEVEDIEAFANHAAAQGYPLSDGPTVSKSSGSIFGFVDAPEGYEIELIQRAR; encoded by the coding sequence ATGGTTAAGAAACTTTTACATACCAGGTACCGAGTTAACGACTTGGATAAAACCGTAGCATTCTATGAAAAAGTATTGGGCTTAGAAGTAATCAAAAGACACGAATCTCCTCGTGGCTCTAAACTCGTTTTTCTCAAAACCCCGAATAGCGATGAAGAAATAGAGATTTGCTATTTTCCAGACAGTGGACCTGTGGAAGTGCAGGCTGATTTGACGCATTTAGCTTTTGAGGTAGAAGACATCGAAGCCTTTGCTAACCATGCAGCCGCACAAGGTTACCCTCTAAGTGATGGTCCTACTGTCTCTAAAAGTTCAGGGAGTATCTTTGGTTTTGTAGATGCTCCTGAAGGCTATGAAATCGAGCTAATTCAAAGAGCAAGGTGA